A window of Flavobacteriales bacterium genomic DNA:
ATGATGATTTAGATGACGAAGAAATTGTTCTACCGACTATGTTGATTCAGCCTTACATAGAAAATTCGATTTGGCATGGATTACGTTATAAAGAATCTAAAGGAGAGCTTTTAGTTTCATTAAAAAAGTCCAACAAAAAATTACTTGTTACGATACAAGATGATGGTATTGGAAGAAAGAAGAGTGAACAAGTAAAAACGAAGAACCAGAAAAAAAACAAAAGTACCGCACTCAAAAATATTGGCGAACGCGTTGAATTATTTAAAAGTTTACACAATATTAGTCTGGAAGTAAGCATTAATAATTTAAACGATGATGGAACAGGTACCGTCGTATCAATTGTAATTCCCCAACCAAACAATGACTAAAATAAAAGCGATACTTGTAGAAGATGAAGAAGCCAGTAGAATAACGCTTCGAAACTATTTGGATAAATATTGTCCTAATGTAGATCTACTTGGAGAGGCAGAAAACATTAACGAAGGGTACACTTTAATAAAGTCTATAAAGCCACAGCTTGTATTTCTAGACGTAGAAATGCCTTTTGGTAATGCCTTTGATTTATTGGAAAAATTCGATTCCCTTGATTTTGAAGTTGTCTTTGTAACAGCCTTTAGTAAATATGCGCTTGATGCCTTGAACTTAAGTGCGAGCAATTACCTTCTTAAACCGTTGAGTATTGACCAACTCATTACGGCAGTAGACAAAGTAGAGAAACAAATTGCAGACAAGTCTAGCATAA
This region includes:
- a CDS encoding response regulator — its product is MTKIKAILVEDEEASRITLRNYLDKYCPNVDLLGEAENINEGYTLIKSIKPQLVFLDVEMPFGNAFDLLEKFDSLDFEVVFVTAFSKYALDALNLSASNYLLKPLSIDQLITAVDKVEKQIADKSSIKTSNILLENLAIENRQLKKMVLPMLDGFEVVVLKDIV